Proteins from a genomic interval of Micromonospora sp. NBC_00389:
- a CDS encoding organic hydroperoxide resistance protein has product MSLYTAVATATGRDGRAFSSDGKLDVGLALQKELGGTGDGINPEQLFAAGYAACFATSMQLVALEKQIDVSGMSVTAEVGLVPNGQGGFQLEVTLRTKLPENLSRNIGRELIEATHQVCPYSNATRGNIPVELLVE; this is encoded by the coding sequence ATGAGCCTGTACACCGCCGTCGCGACCGCGACCGGCCGCGACGGCCGCGCCTTCAGTTCTGACGGCAAGTTGGACGTCGGGTTGGCCCTGCAGAAGGAGTTGGGCGGCACCGGCGACGGCATTAACCCCGAGCAGCTGTTCGCGGCGGGCTACGCGGCCTGCTTCGCCACCTCCATGCAACTGGTGGCGCTGGAGAAGCAGATCGACGTCTCGGGCATGTCGGTCACCGCCGAGGTCGGCCTCGTCCCCAACGGTCAGGGCGGCTTCCAGCTCGAAGTCACCCTGCGGACGAAGCTGCCGGAGAACCTGTCCCGGAATATCGGTCGCGAACTCATCGAGGCCACCCACCAGGTGTGCCCGTACTCCAACGCCACGCGCGGCAACATCCCGGTCGAGTTGCTCGTCGAGTAA